GCTATCTAAAGTAAAATGATAATAGTCAAAACCATTTTTAATAGAGTCACGGTCCTGATCATAGTAAGTGAAGGTGGCATTTTTAAGCGTGAGGTGATCAAGAGAAAGATACTGGCGTTTGTTGGTCTGTTTTCTTATGCGCGCCTTAAGCCTTCTGATCAGCTCATTGATATTTAAAGTTTTTACTGTATCATCAATGGTGATCTTGGTCAGGTAAACATGTGCGTCATTAATGACTATGTCATCGATATTGTGATCTTCTTTATTGAGTACGGCTTTTATATTAAAGTCAATTTCTATCTCTCCGGTATAGATGAGCCTGTTACCTTCAGGGTCAATCACTCTAAGTCCTTCAACATCAACAAGATCAAACCAATTGATCGCCACATGTTCAACGGTAATATTGTAACCGGTTATGCCGGAGTAGTGTTTGGACAGGTAATTGACTATTTTGGTCTGGACGTATGGTACCTGTATTGCACCCGCGACAAGGGCCAATAAAAAGAAAACAGAGAGTATGAACCAAAGTATTGCCTTAACAATACGTTTTTTAATAACTTGCGCCAAAATTTAAAAACAATGAAGCCTACCATACTTGCCATAGAATCATCTTGCGATGAAACATCCGCTGCAATTATTAAAAATGGCAAAGTAGTCAATAATATAATTGCAACGCAATCAGTACACAAAAAATATGGAGGAGTAGTTCCCGAATTAGCTTCCAGAGCTCATCAACAAAATATTGTACCTGTTATAAAGGAGGCCATGGACCATGCCGGCATAACCAAACATGACCTGAATGCGGTGGCATTCACCCGTGGCCCCGGGTTGTTAGGGGCCTTGCTTGTAGGCACTTCGTTTGCCAAATCGATGGCCATGGGACTGAATATACCTCTAATTGAGGTCAACCATATGCAGGCCCATATATTGGCACATTTTATTGATGATCCTAAGCCAAGGTTCCCGTTTCTCTGTCTGACAGTTAGTGGTGGGCATACACAAATAGTTTTAGTGAGGGATTTTCTTGAAATGGAGGTGATTGGTGAGACGCAGGATGATGCCGTAGGAGAGGCATTTGATAAATGTGCCAAGCTCATGGATTTTCCTTATCCCGGAGGGCCGCTTATTGATAAATATGCTAAAGAGGGTGACCCGTTGGCCTATGAATTTCCCGAAACGGAGATGCAAGGACTTAATTTTTCTTTTAGTGGCATTAAAACCGCATTTCTTTATTTTTTAAGAGATAATAAAGCGAAAGACCCGGAATTTGTTAATAAAAACGTCAATAATATCTGTGCGAGCCTTCAGCACAGCCTGGTAAAGATGCTGATGCAGAAGTTAAAAAGAGCAAGCAATGAATCAGGAATTAAGGAAATAGCAATTGCCGGAGGTGTATCGGCCAACAGTGGTTTAAGAACTGAGCTTACAAACCTGGCCAGCGAAAAAGGTTGGAATGTATATATACCCGATTTTCAGTACTGTACTGATAATGCGGGGATGATTGCTATGGCGGCGCACTATAAATACCTCACGGGGCATTTCAGCTCGCTGGACGTTAGCCCGGAAGCGCGTATGAAAATCTGAAATTATGAAAGCGATTTTTAAACCCGGGGATAAAAAAAAGTACACGGTCAGGATAACAAAACAGGATGTTGCTGCTTTTCATAATGAAGTAGTGCACGAGGTATGTTCAACTTTTGCCCTGGCCCGGGAGATAGAATGGTCTACCCGCCTTTTTGTGCTGGAGATGAAAGAGGAAATGGAGGAGGGGATTGGTACCAGGCTGGAAATAAACCATAAAGGTCCTGCGTTTGTTGGAGAAACATTAAGCATAGAAGCTACTGTTGAGCGCATTGAGAAAAATGAGTTGCTCTGTTCATACATTGCACGTGTGGGTGACAGACTGGTTGCCGAAGGAGTGACCGGTCAAAAAGTACTGCCTAAAAAGAAGATTAAAGAAATATTTGAGAAGGCAGCAGATGTATAATATGTGATTTAAAAAATCTCATAAATCACGACTTCTATAATTTTAAAATAATAAACATTCTCTACCTTTGAACCACTATGGCGAAAGAAAAGTCAAGATTTTCAAATAATATTAATATAAAGAATCGAAAAGCTCGACATGAATATGAGTTTGTGGACACGTATGTGGCCGGAGTTGCCCTCAAGGGTACTGAGATAAAATCAATAAGAGAAGGTAAGGTAAACCTGATGGATGGCTATTGCTATTTCAACCGGGGAGAGCTTTACGTTAAAGGAATTCATATTTCTCCTTACGCTCAGGGATCGTTTTATAATCATGAGACTACCCGTGAAAGAAAGCTGCTGTTGCATAAAAGAGAGCTTACGAAGTTGGAAAGTCAGATTAATGAAAAGGGATTGACCATTATACCATCACGTCTTTTTATTAATGATCGTGGACTGGCTAAGCTGGAAATAGCGGTTGCCAAGGGTAAGAAGCTTCATGACAAAAGAGACAGCATCAAGGAAAAAGATGTTAAACGCGAACTTGAACGTATTAAGTACTAATCTGCTATGGAAATAGATGAGAAAGGTATTTGCCGCCTGAGTGTAATTCCGGTGAGGGCGCATGCCAGTGATAAATCAGAACAGGTTACACAGCTATTGTTTGGCGACCATTATACGATTAACCAGGTTTCGGAAGACAGGAAATGGTTGAGAATAGAAATGTATTTTGATAAATACATAGGCTGGATAGATGTAAAACAACATTATGCCATTTCTGAAGCATATTTCAACCAAATCAATGGTGCGGATTACAAGATATGCACTGACCTGACTTCAAGCATACTTTATAATAAGCATCATATCAGTATAGTGATTGGCAGTATTCTGCCTATATCCACCAACGAACTCTTTAAAATGGAAGAGCAGCTGGCTTTTAACGGCGATAGCAAAAGTCTGAGCCAGAAACGGGAATATGAATATCTTAAACAGATAGCCAAGAAGTATCTCAATGCTCCGTATGCCTGGGGAGGTCGCTCTCCGTTTGGAATAGACTGCTCAGGCCTGGTGCAGAATGTTTTCCGTATATGCGGCTATGCTTTGCCTCGTGATGCATCTCAGCAGGTACGTAGCGGAGTGGCTGTAGCTTCTACGGATGAAAGTATGCCCGGGGACCTTGCGTTTTTTTCAGGAGAAAATGGAAATATCACACACGTGGGTATTGTGCTGGAAGATGGTCAGATTATCCATGCCTCGGGCAGAGTCAGGATCGACAACCTGGACACAAGAGGCATAGTGGATGCGCAGTCAGGACAGGTGACGCATATCTTCTCAACGCTCAGAAGGGTCATTAAAGAATAATTTTATAGGCGGTTTTGTTTTAAAACCAGATTGGGTTTATCTTAATAGGATGAACCGCAAGGTATTGGTATTGAATCAGGACAACAGCCCCATATCGGTTTGCACGGTTCAGCGTGCTTTTTTACTGACCTATCTCAGAAAAACTGAGCTGGTAGAGGCTGCTAATGGATACAAAATAAACTCTGTATCCCAGAGCTTTCCTATGCCTTCGGTGATCAGGCTCACCAAATATGTTAATGTCCCTTATAAAGGAGTGGCGCTTACGAGGCAAAATGTATTCAAGCGCGATAACTTCTCCTGCCAGTATTGCGGTACCGACCGGGAGCTCACACTGGATCATGTTACACCCAGGTCTAAAGGGGGAAGATCAGCCTGGAATAACCTCGTAACTGCTTGTAAAAGATGTAATGCACGTAAAGGAGATAATACACCAGATGAAGCAGGGATTAAATTACGCATAAAGCCCTTCCGGCCTACCTATGTGATGTTTCTCAGGGACTTTTCGGGCTTCCATTGTGACGAGTGGAAGCCTTATCTGAACGGGAAGAGGAGTTTTGTTTGAAAGGGTTCCTGAAAAAGGTATCATTTATTACTAGCCATTAACCCGATTACTTACCGGGTCTTATACTTCAAATAAGTGTGGATTAAAATACGAAAAAAGATACTCTACAGGCTTGCTAGTTAAACTCGGCCGTTGCTGCGAAATCTCAAATTATTTACTCTATATCGCAAGGCAATTTTTATTTGTTGCAAAAGAGATTGGCAAGTATTTGGGAAACGGTTTTGGCAAGGCAGTTAAAGGAACCGGAAAAGATTTGACCCTGGTGAAAAAGGAAATTAACAGTACTACCTCTGTTTGTGTGAGTATGTCCTGACTAATAAAGGTCTGGGTTTGGTTCCGATCCTGCAAAGCCTTTACAATTGGGGTAAAGCTTATGCAGATGGCAGGAAAATATTCATTGGTTCAGATACTTAATTATCGGGAAGTGTAGCTTTTCAGTTGGGTACCGGCCCAATCCTCAAAAAGATAATGTAAAAGTAGTAAACTTTTCAGGATCTGATTCCACAGTAAGTGTGCCATTGTGTAGCTGCATGATCTGTCTGGAGAGGCTTAGGCCAATTCCTGATCCTCTTTTCTTTGTAGAATAGAAGGGAATGAATATCTGATCAAGGGCTTCCATAATTATTCCCTGTCCGTTGTCAGTAACGGTGATTTTAGTGCCACCTTCCATATTAGTGTGTGTGTTAAGTTCAATACACGGGTTTTCTGTTTCCTCAACGGCTTCAATAGCATTTTTCAATAAATTGATCAGTACCTGCTCGATCAGCTCTTCGTCTATATTGAGTTCTAATTCTGGATGACTCATTTCGCAGGAGAAGTCTATTTTGGCGCGTCGCAGCTCCACCTTCATGAGTTGAGAAACGTGCTCCAGGAGGTGAGCTATCTTGACAGGCCTTATTTTGGGAAGCGGTATAGATGTGTAATCCCTGTATGCATCAATAAACCGGATAAGCCCCTGGCTTCTGCTTTCAATAGTTCCCAAGCCATCTTGCAAGTCTTCCACTGCCTCCTCGTTTAGCTCATACTTTCCGTTGACCTCATCCAGATCTTCAATGAGTATGTCTTTCATAGTTGAAGTCAGTGAGGCAATGGGAGTGATAGAATTCATAATTTCATGGCGAAGTACCTTAGTCAGGTTTTGCCAGGCTTCTAACTCTTTCTTTTGGAGTTCTGGCTGAATGTTCTGCAAAGCAACAAGCTTGAGTTTCTTGGCTCTCAGGATAAGCTCTGTGGCATGTATTGCCAATTGGATGTCACCCTCAATCCTGAAGAGTGTACTTTTGCCTGGTGGCAGATCAAACAGTGCTTTGTAGAGCCTTGACTGCTTTTCTATCAGCTCGTCTATATTACGAAGCCTGTCGACTTTCAGGAATTTTTTTGCGGTGGCATTCATGAGGCCAACATTACCTTCATCATCAAAAGACATCAGGCCTGTACTCACATGCTCAACGATGGTATTAAGGTACTGCAGATGCTCTTCTTTTTCCGCACGGGCCTTTCTAAATGCCTCGAGTACTTCATTAAAAGCAAGGTTAAGGTCTTTGAAGCTTTGCCCTAATTTATTATCAGCAGAGAAGCCTGATACAAAATCGGAATATTTAACTGACTCGAGAAACCTGGTAAGCTTCCTGTTGGTCCTGGATATGAAACGGTACAGCTCAAATAGCTCAATAAGGATCACGATGACCAGCAGGCCCGTGGTAATTATCATTTTTTCATATTGAGCAGAGTACGCAAACAACGACATGGTGATACCGATAAGGACCACCCTGAACGCTACACGAAGCCGGAAATCTTTAAAGCCCATATTTCTCTAGTCTGCGATACAATGATGAGCGCGTAAGCCCAAGCTCTGACGCTGCCTGTGTAATATTACCATTGTATTTCTTAAGCACCTTGCGGATCAGTATTTTTTCTACATCTTCTAGCTTAAATTGGTCCAGCATGACGTTGTCACCTTCCGCAGTAGCGTGGGGTTGGGCATTCAGGTTGAAGTCTTCGGGCTGAAGCACCAGTGAGTTGCTCATAATTACGGCCCGTTCTATGGCATGCTGGATCTCCCTGATATTGCCCGGCCAGCTATGTTTTTGCATTCTGCTAATGGCTGCATCACTGATCTTACTCACTGGTTTGTTGTATTTTTTGCTGTAATGCTCAAGGAAGTGATTGGCTAGTAAAGGTATATCCTCCAGTCTGTCTCTGAGTGGTGGAAGTTCGATCTCAATGGTATTGATCCTGTAAAGCAAATCCTGTCTGAACTTATTCTCCTTGACCATGTCGTATAACGGCATGTTGGTGGCACATACCAGGCGAATATCAATATTGGTTTCTTTGTTGGACCCTACGCGGCTCACCTTCCTGTTTTGGAGTACTGTGAGTAACTTGGCCTGCAGGGGCATGGATAAGTTGCCAATTTCATCAAGAAAGAGCGTTCCCCCGTTTGCAACCTCGAAGCGGCCGGACCTGTCTTCCTTGGCATCTGTAAATGCACCTTTTTTATGACCAAACAGTTCGCTTTCAAAGAGTGTTTCACTTACGGACCCAAGGTCTACATTGACAAATACCTGATCCTTTCTGCCAGAATTTTTATGAATTGCCCTGGCTACCAACTCTTTCCCCGTGCCATTCTCACCCAGGATCAGCACATTGGCATCTGTGGCAGCTACCCTGTCTATGGTTTCAAATACTTTGTGTATTGCAGCGCTTTGGCCTATAATATCATGGTACTTATTGTTGATCTGCCGGTTGATTTCTTTTTGCCTTGTTTTGAGATCTTCTACCTCGAGCCGCGTTTCTCTTAATCTCATGGCAGAGAACAGTGTGGCAAGCAGCTTTTCATTTTCCCATGGCTTGAGCACAAAATCAGTGGCTCCGGCTTTAATAGCTTTAACAGCCATTTGCACATCGCCATAGGCAGTGATGAGTACCACCACCGCCGAAGGATCAGTTTCCAGTATTTTTTCCAGCCAGTAATAGCCCTCCTTACCACTGCTCACATCTTTCGTGAAGTTCATGTCGAGCAGGATTACGTCATAGTTTTCGTTATTGAGCAGAGTAGGTATCGCTTCCGGGTTCTTTTCCAGATCTACTTGCTGAAAATGTCTTTTTAGAAAAATTTTGGCTGCTTTTAAAAGATCTTCATTGTCGTCTACTATCAGTATTTTTCCTGTTTTGCTGTTCTTTTCTACCATGTGTATTTATTTATGAGCTTAACCGTCTCAGTATCAGACAAAGTTGATACCGTTTATGGTGCTGAAAAGTATAATTCGTTGTAATCAGTGTAATCCGTTTTATTTGGAGGGTTTATGTTAAATAAAAAAAATCAACCTTCCTAAACAGTGATGTTAAAAAATGTTCGGTGGCGGACGGTCACGTTCATGAATGAACGTTGGCGGACTGCTAAAAACAAGCTGAGGCCCTTTTACACTCCTGATATTGATTTGGCACACTTGTTGGCAAAAGCTATTTCGAATTGAAGAAACCGATGTTAACTGATACTCCGAATGGATAGAAAAATTAAAAAGAAGACCTGGACTTTTAAGCGCATTGCAACCATACTTGGTGCAGTAGCCGTGGTAGGATTTATGGCATACCTGCTATTTTTTGCCGATAGAAGGTCCCGCCTGAATGTGGAAAAGGAAAAATTAACCATTGCTAATGTTAAGCGAGGTGTCTTTCTTGAGTTTATACCGCAGACAGGTACTGTAGAGCCAAGTGTCACTTTTTACCTGGATGCCATTGAAGGTGGAACCATCAAGAAGGTCCATGCCGAAAGCGGTGCCATGCTGAATAAAGGTGATTTAATTGTTGAACTTTCGAACCTCAACAGGGAGTTAAGTGTGTTAACACAGGAGGCGAGTCTGAATGAAAGTATAAACAGACTCAGACAGACAAGGCTGCAACTGGAGCAAAATGACCTTCAGCAACAGCAAACGCTGGCTTTAATCGATAATCAAATTGAGAAACTTGAGCCGCAGTACAAGAGGCAAAAGATGCTGTTTGAAAAAAAGCTTATCTCCAAGCAAGAGTTTGAGCAGACTCAGGCAGACTATGAATATAACCTCAAAAGAAGGGAAATCACCTATGCCAGCTACAGAAATGACTCGATTTCCAGGATTAGACAGCTTGGTCAGCTCAATACTTCCGAAAGAAGAATGACACAGAGCCTTGAAGGCGTAGGCCAGATATTGGACAACCTGATTATCAAATCACCTATCGAAGGTCAGTTATCTACACAGCCATTATTTGAAGGTCAGGCTGTTAATCCGGGCCAAAGACTAGGTCAGGTGGATAAAGTGGGAAGCTACAAAGTAAGAGTACCTATAGACGAGCTCTATCTGCCTAGAATCTCAACAGGACTTAGCGCAACTACAACCTTTGCCGGCAAGGATTATCGCTTGAAAATAACGTATATTTATCCTACGATTACCAATGGCAGGTTTGAAGTAGACATGGAGTTTGACGGTGAAGCGCCTGAGGGGATAAAAAAGGGGACAATCCCTGAGATTGAGAATCGAACTCGGTCAGTCTTCTGAAGAATTGCTGCTACCTGTAGGTGGTTTCTATAAGGATACGGGAGGTAACTGGGTATTTGTGGTCAGTGAAGATGGCACTAAAGCAGAGAAGCGAAATATCCGGTTGGGAAGGAAAAACACCGAACACTTCGAAGTACTGGAAGGCCTGGAGCCCGGCGATCGCGTGATTACCTCCAGCTACGACAATTTCGGAGACAACGAAGTACTTGTATTGCAATAAAAATAAAAGGTCAAAACCGACCTGTGTCGGTAAATCATTAAAAACACTAATACCATGATAAAAATCAAAAATCTACAAAAGGTTTATACTACAGATGAGGTAGAAACAACCGCTCTGAATAGTATAAACATTGAAATCAAAGAAGGAGAGTTCGTAGCCATTATGGGCCCTTCCGGATGTGGAAAGTCTACGCTGCTAAACATCCTGGGACTGTTGGACAATCCTTCTGATGGTGAATACTACTTCGGAGAGCACGAGGTGTCGCACTACTCTGAGCGTCAGCGTGCGCAACTTCGCAAAGGCTCAATTGGTTTCGTGTTCCAAAGCTTCAACCTTATTGATGAGTTGACTGTATTTGAAAACGTGGAGCTCCCTTTACTGTACCTGAAAGTTCCTTCAGCAGAAAGAAAACAAAGAGTAGAAGAAGTGTTGGAACGAATGAATATCATGCACAGAAGAAACCACTTTCCTCAGCAACTCTCAGGAGGGCAGCAACAGAGGGTGGCAATAGCCCGTGCTATTGTAGCCAAGCCGAAAGTAATCCTTGCTGATGAGCCTACAGGTAACCTTGACTCTGCCAATGGAGAGGAAGTAATGAAGCTTTTGGCCGAATTGAATGAAGAAGGAACAACTATCATCATGGTAACTCACTCTCCTTATGATGCCAATTACGCCCACAGGATCATTAACCTGTTTGACGGTAAGGTGGTAACGGAGAATATCAAGGAGCAATTCCATATTTAAGTTCTTAACACCAAGGTCAAAACTCAAAATAAAAACACCCCCGAATGAAATCCGGGGGTGTTTTTTATTTAACTAAAAACTCAGTTTAATGCGAAGTAGGGGATCAGGTAGAAAATCAGTGGAACAACTGGTTCTGCAAATAAACTCGCAATGTGAAACTTATTACTACAAACCAGTAAGCCTTCCCGGAAATTCTGCCTGGCCCTTAATTGGCAGGTATAAAATAAGGACTCATATTAACTTTTGCATTTCCTCTTGCACCATAATAATTAGTGTAACTTCTGTTCTTTTCAATGGTGTAGAAAGAGTCAACATAGTCGTCGTCATTGGTCCAGAAGCTGGCAGGCAGAGCATCAACTATGGCGGCACCTATGACTCCCAAAGCAGTAATCCAGGTGTGGCCACTCAACGTTCCTGCTAATGCAGTAAGCTCTTTAACAAGCATGGACACCATATCCTGGTAGTTGTGGTTATCATCTTTTTCAAAAAGCTGAATGTTAGCGGCCTGATATGCGTAATCATCCCAGAAAAGCATCACCTGGTTAGGGTAGTAATCCTTATCCTCCTTGTCCAGATAATACATAGGTATCACGGCCACTTCTGCCTGATTGCTGCTGTTTCTTATTCCTGAAGTTACTGCATATACTTCGGCAGAACCACTTATCCAGGGTTCTTCATCATCATTAAGCCTGATTTTGTCCAGCTTTGTTGTTTCCAGTCCGGCTGCGGCAGCTCTTCCTTTAGTATTAGAAGAGATCATCTTCTTCTGGAAACCCGCCTGCTGCAATTGTTTGTTGATGTAGCTCACCTCAACTTTAAAGGCCTCAAAACCATGATTGTCCACTACAATTACAGGAACATCCGGCTCTGCGTTAGGATCGAGATAAACTACTTTTTTGTCAAGCGTATAGGCCTTTACTTTTGTCCAGTCATCCTCTTTGCCTGCAGGAGGGTAAGCCACCAGTACATCTTGCCTGTTTACGGAATTCGTGCCAGCAGGCTTGTAAAGCCATACTTCGGGGATCTCCACTACCTCAGGGGCTTCATTGGTTTTTAACTGGTCATCATAAAACTGGGCTGAGGCCTTTAGGTTTGAGAAGGTTGAACCCTCTTTTGAATCTGCATCGATCCTTGTGAGTACTTCTGCCAATTTAATACCCACGGTTTGCTGTTCGAGTATGGCAGTAAAATTGTCAAAAGATTCACCTTCGCTTAACAGGTCAGCAATGTTTTGCGCCACGGCGTCGAGTGATGGGTTCTGGTCCTGGTTTACAGGATCTGGCGTTACCTCATTTTCCTCACACGCCGTGAATACAATCAAGTAAAGTCCAATAGATAACACTGATAAAATTTTTTTCATCATAATTTTAGGTTAGGTTAAAAATGTTTAAGGGTAAGCGGCGAAGAAAGGTTAATTTGTTATGCATTCATAACAAAAAACACCTGGAATCTTACCTGTGTAATGGAAATTAACAGGTGAGCTGATTGGGCTCCACAAATATGGGCTATATACCAAGGCGTTTGTTGAAGAATACTACCCCTGAAAACAGGGATATTTCTTTCTAACCAAAGCTGTTATACCAGAAAACAACGTATTATCATTTCTAACTCCTATAAAATCTTGGCATACTAAAACCAATTTAGTAAGTTCACGACTCTTTTAATCAACCTATGCTAAAGAAATTCCCACATTATCGACAGCTTGATGCCATGGACTGTGGTCCTACCTGCTTAAGGATAATTGCCAAGCATTATGGCAAAAGTTATTCTTTACAGACACTACGGGATAAAAGCTACATCACCAGGGAGGGGGTTTCTCTTTTGGGCATTAGTGATGCGGCTGAATCTATTGGCTTCCGCACACTGGCTGCAAAAATCCCTTTTGATAAATTAAAGGAAGAGGCTCCGACGCCTTTTATAGCCCACTGGCGGCAGCAACACTTTATAGTGGTTTATGGATTTAAGAAAAACCATGTGCTGGTGTCTGATCCTGCGCATGGGTTGGTAAAGCTTACAAAAAAGGAATTTCTCGACGGCTGGCTTAGTGATACAGATAAAGGCCAGGAAATTGGGGTGGTGCTTCTTCTTGAACCTGCTCCTGATTTTTACACTACTGAGGATGAAAAGGTAAATAAATCAGGATTTCAGTTTCTTTTCAAGTATTTAAGACCTTACAGGAAGTTCATTACCCAGCTTTTTATAGGTATGCTGGTGGGAAGTATCCTGCAGTTGATCTTTCCGTTTTTGACCCAGTCTATCGTTGATATAGGTATACAGAATCAGGACCTGAATTTTGTTACACTTATACTGATAGCCCAGTTGATGTTGTTTTTTAGTCGAACAGCGGTGGAGTTTATAAGGGGGTGGATATTGCTACACCTGGGTACCCGCATTAATATTTCGATCCTGTCGGATTTTCTGATCAAGTTAATGAGGCTGCCTGTTTCGTTTTTCGATACCAAAATGATTGGCGATTTACTACAAAGGATAGGCGATCATAGCAGAATCGAATCTTTTCTTACATCTTCAACTCTAAATATCCTTTTCTCATTTATAAATCTTATCATTTTTGGCGTGGTGCTGGCCATTTATGATTTAAAGATATTCACCATATTTTTTATAGGTAGTGCTATATACATGGCGTGGATCATGATTTTTATGAAGAAAAGGCGTGATCTGGACTATAAGCGCTTTGACCAGATGTCAAGTAATCAAAGCAACCTGATCCAGTTGATTACGGGCATGCAGGAAATTAAACTTCATAATAGTGAAAAGCAGAAACGCTGGGAATGGGAGAGGATACAGGCAAAGCTATTCAAGGTAAGCATCAGTGGACTTGCCCTTAATCAGTACCAGGAGGCGGGTTCTTCATTTATCAATGAGCTTAAGAATATTGTTATAACCTTTCTGGCGGCAAAAGCCGTGATCGACGGGGACATTACCCTGGGTATGATGCTGGCCATTCAGTATATTATTGGACAATTAAATGCTCCAATTAATCAATTGGTTGGCTTTATCCATACGGCACAGGATGCTAAGATCAGCCTGGAACGACTGGGGGAAATTCATGGAAGAGAGGATGAAGAAAATATTAATGAAGAAAAGATCACTATATTCCCTGAGGATAAGTCACTGAAACTGGAGCATGTAACTTTTCAATATGAGGGTCCACATTCGGAGTACGCCTTAAAAGATATTAGCCTTGAGATTCCGGAGGGTAAGGTAACTGCCATAGTTGGGGCCAGCGGGAGTGGAAAAACCACGCTGGTGAAGCTTTTGCTTAAATTTTACGAACCTACACAGGGGGAGATCAGGCTGGGTGATATTAATCTAAACAATTATAGCAACAGGCTGTGGCGCGATAAGTGTGGTGCTGTGTTGCAGGATGGTTTTATTTTTTCTGATACTATCGCTAAAAATATTTCTATTAAGGACGACTATATCAATAAAGAAAAGCTGCTGTACGCCGTTAAGGTGGCTAATATACAGGAGTTTATAGAGTCACTTCCCCTGGGTTATAACACCAAGATAGGGAATGACGGTCATGGTCTGAGTCAGGGACAAAAACAAAGAATATTGATAGCCAGATCAGTCTACAAAAGTCCTGAGTATATCTTCTTTGACGAAGCTACCAACGCTCTGGATGCCAACAATGAAAAGGTAATAATGGAGAACCTTGATCGCTTTTTTGTAGGCAGAACCGTAATAGTAGTAGCTCACAGGCTAAGTACTGTAAAGAACGCGGATCAAATTATAGTGTTGGATAAGGGACATATTACAGAAATTGGTACACATACAGAGCTGACTAAAAAGAGGGGAGATTATTACCGTCTGGTAAAAAATCAGCTTGAATTGGGTAATTAGCCTTCTTTAGCATCTCGTCAAAATGTTATCTGTCTGGTTTTCATGCACATGTATGTTATAAGACCAGTTTGAAACCTCCGGGCCAATTGCTTGAATTTTTCTTTTTTAATTTTAAAGGAATTGAAATAATTAGATTAATTAAATCCTTTTACCATGAAAAAGAAGAAATTAAAAATTGAGGAGTTAAAAGTACAGAGCTTTGTCACTCAGGACCTGGATGATAGCGC
This region of Fulvivirga ulvae genomic DNA includes:
- the tsaD gene encoding tRNA (adenosine(37)-N6)-threonylcarbamoyltransferase complex transferase subunit TsaD, whose amino-acid sequence is MKPTILAIESSCDETSAAIIKNGKVVNNIIATQSVHKKYGGVVPELASRAHQQNIVPVIKEAMDHAGITKHDLNAVAFTRGPGLLGALLVGTSFAKSMAMGLNIPLIEVNHMQAHILAHFIDDPKPRFPFLCLTVSGGHTQIVLVRDFLEMEVIGETQDDAVGEAFDKCAKLMDFPYPGGPLIDKYAKEGDPLAYEFPETEMQGLNFSFSGIKTAFLYFLRDNKAKDPEFVNKNVNNICASLQHSLVKMLMQKLKRASNESGIKEIAIAGGVSANSGLRTELTNLASEKGWNVYIPDFQYCTDNAGMIAMAAHYKYLTGHFSSLDVSPEARMKI
- a CDS encoding sensor histidine kinase translates to MGFKDFRLRVAFRVVLIGITMSLFAYSAQYEKMIITTGLLVIVILIELFELYRFISRTNRKLTRFLESVKYSDFVSGFSADNKLGQSFKDLNLAFNEVLEAFRKARAEKEEHLQYLNTIVEHVSTGLMSFDDEGNVGLMNATAKKFLKVDRLRNIDELIEKQSRLYKALFDLPPGKSTLFRIEGDIQLAIHATELILRAKKLKLVALQNIQPELQKKELEAWQNLTKVLRHEIMNSITPIASLTSTMKDILIEDLDEVNGKYELNEEAVEDLQDGLGTIESRSQGLIRFIDAYRDYTSIPLPKIRPVKIAHLLEHVSQLMKVELRRAKIDFSCEMSHPELELNIDEELIEQVLINLLKNAIEAVEETENPCIELNTHTNMEGGTKITVTDNGQGIIMEALDQIFIPFYSTKKRGSGIGLSLSRQIMQLHNGTLTVESDPEKFTTFTLSF
- a CDS encoding thioesterase family protein gives rise to the protein MKAIFKPGDKKKYTVRITKQDVAAFHNEVVHEVCSTFALAREIEWSTRLFVLEMKEEMEEGIGTRLEINHKGPAFVGETLSIEATVERIEKNELLCSYIARVGDRLVAEGVTGQKVLPKKKIKEIFEKAADV
- a CDS encoding sigma-54-dependent transcriptional regulator; translated protein: MVEKNSKTGKILIVDDNEDLLKAAKIFLKRHFQQVDLEKNPEAIPTLLNNENYDVILLDMNFTKDVSSGKEGYYWLEKILETDPSAVVVLITAYGDVQMAVKAIKAGATDFVLKPWENEKLLATLFSAMRLRETRLEVEDLKTRQKEINRQINNKYHDIIGQSAAIHKVFETIDRVAATDANVLILGENGTGKELVARAIHKNSGRKDQVFVNVDLGSVSETLFESELFGHKKGAFTDAKEDRSGRFEVANGGTLFLDEIGNLSMPLQAKLLTVLQNRKVSRVGSNKETNIDIRLVCATNMPLYDMVKENKFRQDLLYRINTIEIELPPLRDRLEDIPLLANHFLEHYSKKYNKPVSKISDAAISRMQKHSWPGNIREIQHAIERAVIMSNSLVLQPEDFNLNAQPHATAEGDNVMLDQFKLEDVEKILIRKVLKKYNGNITQAASELGLTRSSLYRRLEKYGL
- a CDS encoding C40 family peptidase, with product MEIDEKGICRLSVIPVRAHASDKSEQVTQLLFGDHYTINQVSEDRKWLRIEMYFDKYIGWIDVKQHYAISEAYFNQINGADYKICTDLTSSILYNKHHISIVIGSILPISTNELFKMEEQLAFNGDSKSLSQKREYEYLKQIAKKYLNAPYAWGGRSPFGIDCSGLVQNVFRICGYALPRDASQQVRSGVAVASTDESMPGDLAFFSGENGNITHVGIVLEDGQIIHASGRVRIDNLDTRGIVDAQSGQVTHIFSTLRRVIKE
- a CDS encoding HNH endonuclease yields the protein MNRKVLVLNQDNSPISVCTVQRAFLLTYLRKTELVEAANGYKINSVSQSFPMPSVIRLTKYVNVPYKGVALTRQNVFKRDNFSCQYCGTDRELTLDHVTPRSKGGRSAWNNLVTACKRCNARKGDNTPDEAGIKLRIKPFRPTYVMFLRDFSGFHCDEWKPYLNGKRSFV
- the smpB gene encoding SsrA-binding protein SmpB; this encodes MAKEKSRFSNNINIKNRKARHEYEFVDTYVAGVALKGTEIKSIREGKVNLMDGYCYFNRGELYVKGIHISPYAQGSFYNHETTRERKLLLHKRELTKLESQINEKGLTIIPSRLFINDRGLAKLEIAVAKGKKLHDKRDSIKEKDVKRELERIKY